Proteins from a genomic interval of Candidatus Binataceae bacterium:
- a CDS encoding trypsin-like peptidase domain-containing protein, protein MNAPISLLQKTLRATVGVHSHVPPTHVSTAIGLGTDRRGTGTIVSPDGLILTAHYLLLGAKNVIVTLPGGDQYEARIVGKDYSTGLGLLKIDAGTLPHLKVVSSESCVPGEEAFSVASLGGEKRCADCGIVTYLGPFDAVWEFVLERCVCVTASSLSIGLNGGPVMNRRCEVIAISYLNFADLGRAILGIPGEYFLNVRDELQQHGRRVTAAPRAWLGVLSYTLREHVVIAGVMPGGPGEKAGLQQGDLVLSVDGRDINERRVLYDTLGNRKPGEQISLKVLRNNRVYQVDVPAIRAEDYFA, encoded by the coding sequence GTGAATGCGCCCATAAGCCTGTTGCAGAAGACTTTGCGTGCGACCGTGGGGGTACATTCGCACGTTCCTCCGACGCACGTCTCCACCGCGATCGGGCTGGGAACCGATCGGCGCGGCACCGGGACCATCGTCAGCCCCGACGGCCTGATACTGACCGCCCACTATCTGCTGCTTGGCGCCAAGAACGTAATCGTAACCTTGCCGGGCGGCGACCAGTACGAAGCACGGATCGTCGGCAAAGACTACAGCACCGGCTTGGGGCTGCTCAAAATCGATGCGGGCACACTGCCCCATCTCAAGGTGGTTTCGTCGGAAAGCTGCGTACCCGGCGAGGAAGCGTTCAGCGTCGCGAGCCTGGGCGGCGAGAAGCGTTGCGCGGACTGCGGAATTGTCACTTATCTCGGCCCTTTCGACGCGGTCTGGGAATTCGTGCTCGAGCGCTGTGTTTGCGTGACCGCATCATCGTTGAGCATCGGGCTCAACGGCGGTCCGGTTATGAATCGGCGCTGCGAGGTGATCGCGATTTCATACCTGAATTTCGCCGACCTGGGCCGCGCGATTCTCGGAATTCCTGGCGAATATTTTCTTAACGTTCGCGATGAGCTTCAGCAGCACGGGCGGCGCGTGACGGCGGCACCGCGCGCCTGGTTGGGGGTACTGTCGTATACGCTTCGCGAACACGTGGTAATCGCGGGCGTGATGCCGGGCGGGCCCGGCGAAAAGGCGGGACTGCAGCAGGGCGACCTTGTGCTGTCGGTCGATGGGCGCGACATTAATGAACGTCGCGTGCTCTACGACACGCTGGGTAATCGAAAGCCGGGCGAGCAGATAAGCCTCAAGGTGTTGCGCAACAATCGGGTGTACCAGGTCGACGTTCCCGCGATCCGCGCGGAGGACTACTTCGCCTAG
- a CDS encoding isocitrate lyase/PEP mutase family protein, with the protein MNEARARLRAMLVKPGMIVAPFAFDGIQARLAEEAGFEAVYMSGFGTAASRGYPDLGLLTMFEMVANVRTIADCVRVPVICDADTGYGNPLNVWRTIREYEDAGAAALHIEDQVWPKRCGFLAGKRVIAMEEMVAKVRAACDARRDANLVIIARSDALQPHGWDETERRARAYRAAGADVIFLDGIKSSGELETYAKRLGDLPLLYNGDLLPLDELAQYPFKMTIHIGTMLAAYQAARDSMRELRRSGKIGVTTRSGVFEEFVRTMRVPEYQAREEKYRT; encoded by the coding sequence ATGAACGAAGCTAGAGCGCGCCTGCGCGCGATGCTGGTGAAGCCGGGGATGATTGTCGCACCGTTTGCGTTCGATGGCATCCAGGCGAGGCTTGCCGAGGAAGCGGGATTCGAGGCGGTCTACATGAGCGGATTCGGCACGGCGGCATCGCGCGGGTACCCCGACTTGGGGTTGCTCACCATGTTTGAGATGGTTGCCAATGTTCGGACAATCGCCGACTGCGTCAGGGTGCCGGTCATCTGCGATGCCGACACCGGCTACGGAAATCCGCTCAACGTGTGGCGCACTATCCGCGAATACGAGGACGCGGGCGCGGCGGCGCTGCATATCGAGGATCAGGTTTGGCCTAAGCGATGCGGCTTCCTGGCGGGCAAGCGGGTGATCGCCATGGAGGAGATGGTGGCGAAAGTGCGCGCAGCATGTGATGCGCGCCGCGATGCGAACCTGGTCATCATCGCGCGCAGCGATGCGCTGCAGCCGCACGGATGGGATGAAACGGAAAGGCGGGCGCGCGCCTATCGCGCGGCGGGAGCGGATGTGATCTTCCTTGACGGCATCAAGAGCAGCGGGGAGTTGGAGACCTACGCGAAGCGACTCGGCGACCTTCCGTTGCTGTATAACGGCGACTTGTTGCCGCTGGATGAGCTGGCCCAGTATCCGTTCAAAATGACGATTCACATTGGCACGATGCTGGCGGCCTACCAGGCGGCGCGCGACAGCATGCGTGAGCTCAGGCGCTCGGGAAAGATTGGGGTCACCACCAGGAGCGGAGTCTTTGAGGAGTTCGTCCGTACCATGCGGGTGCCGGAATATCAGGCGCGGGAAGAGAAATACCGGACATGA
- a CDS encoding error-prone DNA polymerase, whose translation MTEVPPGSSRDRTASRERELARAEKLSGISKRSEYIELRTRSAFSFLEGATAPEDLARYAAAFGYPAIAMGDRDGMYGHPRFFQGAKAVGIRSLVGAELTLDDESRLYVLVPDRERYRNLCRMITASKLRVIGAQPDGAPQYPAKGESRITLDDLERYGQGLICLGGGVNSPLSRLLVRGQDPIALGRRLATIFGRGNLYVDLQRHFDSDEERLNRKLFALAEALRLPIVATNDVGHAGVERALLDVLTCIRLHTTLEEAGRRLWVNNQRHLKPPAEMAMLFRDLPRAVAATCEIADRCSFTLSDLGYRFPDYPVPMGESADSYLRILTYRGARERWGDKLNHRTRAQLEHELKIIERLKLAGYFLIVWDIVQFCRDNRIMVQGRGSAACSAVCYALSITAIDAVAMNLLFERFLSEERGEWPDIDLDLPSGEQRERAIQYVYRRYGERGAAMVANVITYRTRSAVREAGKVLGFPSDQVDRLAKLNQVYEFRDRHDDLVALLKGAGVDVEAPRLKLMIDAVRKLQSLPRHLGQHSGGMVVAAAPLDEIVPLEPATMPGRVVVQWDKDDCADLGIIKIDLLGLGMLAVLEECFPLVHEHDGVDLDMAHLPQDDPGVYEMLRRADTIGVFQVESRAQMATLPRMKPERFYDLVIEVAIIRPGPIVGGMVHPYLNRRNRREPVRYLAPGLEEILGRTLGVPLFQEQLLRMAMAVADFSAGEAEELRRAMGFKRSAERMEQIERKLRGGIANKGINKQDEDDLVRSITSFALFGFPESHAASFALIAYASAYLKYYHPAAFFAAMLNCYPLGFYHPATLIKDAERHGVKLLPIDVGYSNWSCTIENGALRLGLRYVSGLRQETGQRAERERAGRGFESIADFSARVGPNRRELDILAYAGAFASFGMTRRDALWQAAAVEREPGSLLARVAPRATPTRLPAMSSIEETTADYAATGLTTRPHLMMHLRRQLKERGVLSAEELPRAKHGSWVKTAGVVIVRQRPGTAKGFVFVTLEDETGISNLIVLPDLFQAHRALIRSAKILYAEGVLQTVDGVTAIKARRFRALSPPGALPASHDFH comes from the coding sequence ATGACTGAAGTTCCACCCGGTAGCTCTCGGGACCGGACCGCATCGCGGGAGCGCGAGCTGGCGAGGGCAGAAAAATTGTCGGGAATCTCGAAGAGGTCTGAGTACATCGAACTGCGCACGCGCAGCGCCTTCAGCTTTCTTGAGGGCGCGACCGCACCCGAAGATCTCGCGCGGTATGCGGCGGCTTTCGGCTATCCCGCCATCGCGATGGGCGATCGCGATGGCATGTATGGGCATCCGCGGTTTTTCCAGGGCGCCAAGGCGGTCGGAATCCGCTCGCTGGTCGGTGCCGAACTCACCCTCGATGACGAAAGCCGCCTCTATGTACTGGTTCCCGATCGCGAACGCTACCGAAATCTGTGCCGGATGATCACCGCCTCGAAGCTGCGCGTGATTGGTGCCCAGCCCGACGGTGCGCCGCAATATCCTGCCAAAGGCGAGAGCCGCATCACGCTCGACGACCTGGAACGCTACGGGCAAGGCCTCATCTGTCTTGGCGGCGGCGTGAACAGCCCGCTTTCCAGGTTGCTGGTACGCGGCCAAGACCCGATCGCGCTGGGCCGCCGTCTCGCCACGATTTTTGGGCGCGGAAATCTGTATGTCGATCTCCAGCGCCACTTCGATTCCGACGAGGAGCGGCTCAACCGCAAGCTGTTCGCGTTGGCGGAGGCGTTGCGGCTTCCCATCGTCGCGACCAACGACGTCGGTCATGCCGGCGTGGAGCGCGCGCTGCTGGATGTCCTTACCTGCATCCGCCTGCACACCACCCTGGAAGAAGCGGGACGGAGGCTGTGGGTGAACAACCAGCGCCATCTGAAGCCGCCTGCGGAAATGGCGATGCTGTTTCGCGATCTGCCGCGCGCGGTCGCGGCCACCTGCGAGATTGCCGACCGGTGCAGTTTCACGCTCTCGGATCTGGGCTATCGGTTTCCTGATTATCCGGTCCCGATGGGTGAGAGCGCAGACAGCTACTTGCGCATCCTGACCTATCGTGGCGCCCGCGAACGCTGGGGTGACAAGCTCAACCACCGCACCCGCGCACAACTCGAGCACGAACTTAAGATAATCGAGCGGCTCAAGCTGGCCGGCTACTTCCTGATCGTCTGGGACATCGTCCAGTTCTGCCGCGATAACCGCATCATGGTGCAGGGCCGCGGCTCGGCCGCCTGCAGCGCCGTCTGCTATGCGCTCAGTATCACCGCGATTGATGCAGTGGCGATGAATCTGCTCTTCGAGCGGTTTCTTTCCGAGGAGCGCGGCGAATGGCCCGACATCGACCTCGATCTGCCCAGCGGCGAGCAGCGCGAGCGCGCAATTCAGTATGTCTATCGCCGCTACGGCGAGCGCGGCGCCGCGATGGTCGCGAACGTGATCACCTATCGGACCAGGAGCGCGGTGCGCGAAGCCGGCAAGGTGCTCGGTTTTCCGTCCGACCAGGTGGACCGGCTCGCCAAGCTTAACCAGGTCTACGAATTCCGCGACCGTCATGATGATCTGGTCGCGCTGCTCAAAGGTGCGGGGGTCGATGTGGAAGCACCGCGTCTCAAGTTGATGATCGACGCGGTGCGAAAGCTCCAAAGCCTGCCGCGCCACCTGGGGCAGCATAGCGGCGGGATGGTGGTCGCGGCCGCTCCGCTCGATGAGATCGTGCCGTTGGAGCCGGCCACCATGCCGGGGCGGGTGGTAGTGCAGTGGGACAAGGACGACTGCGCCGACCTGGGAATTATCAAGATCGATTTGCTCGGACTCGGCATGCTCGCGGTGCTGGAGGAATGCTTTCCGCTTGTCCACGAGCATGACGGCGTCGACCTGGACATGGCGCATCTGCCGCAGGACGATCCCGGGGTCTACGAGATGCTGCGGCGCGCCGACACCATCGGCGTGTTCCAGGTCGAGAGCCGCGCGCAGATGGCGACCTTGCCGCGCATGAAGCCCGAACGCTTTTACGATCTGGTGATCGAAGTCGCGATAATCCGTCCCGGTCCGATCGTCGGTGGCATGGTCCATCCGTATTTGAACCGGCGCAACCGGCGCGAGCCGGTCCGCTACCTGGCGCCCGGACTGGAGGAAATCTTGGGACGCACGCTCGGCGTGCCCTTGTTCCAGGAGCAATTGCTGCGGATGGCGATGGCGGTAGCCGACTTCAGCGCCGGCGAGGCCGAAGAACTGCGCCGCGCGATGGGGTTCAAGCGGTCGGCGGAGCGCATGGAGCAGATCGAGCGCAAGCTGCGGGGCGGAATCGCCAACAAGGGTATCAACAAACAGGACGAAGACGACCTGGTCCGATCGATTACCTCATTCGCATTGTTCGGCTTTCCGGAAAGCCACGCCGCCAGCTTCGCGCTCATCGCGTACGCGTCGGCATATTTGAAGTACTACCATCCGGCGGCGTTTTTCGCGGCGATGCTCAATTGCTATCCGCTGGGGTTTTATCATCCCGCGACGCTGATCAAAGATGCGGAACGCCACGGGGTTAAGCTGCTGCCGATCGATGTCGGGTACTCGAACTGGAGCTGCACTATCGAAAACGGCGCACTCCGGCTGGGGCTTCGCTATGTGAGCGGACTGCGGCAGGAAACCGGCCAGCGCGCGGAGCGCGAACGCGCCGGCAGGGGGTTCGAATCGATAGCTGACTTTTCCGCGCGGGTCGGGCCCAATCGTCGCGAACTGGATATTCTGGCCTACGCCGGCGCGTTTGCGTCTTTCGGGATGACGCGGCGCGATGCATTGTGGCAGGCAGCCGCCGTCGAGCGCGAGCCGGGAAGCCTGCTTGCCAGGGTAGCGCCGCGTGCCACGCCCACCCGGCTGCCCGCCATGTCGTCAATCGAAGAAACTACCGCGGATTATGCGGCCACCGGACTGACCACGCGGCCGCATCTGATGATGCATTTGCGCAGGCAGTTGAAGGAGCGCGGAGTCCTTAGCGCAGAGGAGTTGCCGCGCGCAAAGCACGGCAGCTGGGTGAAGACTGCCGGAGTGGTTATCGTCCGTCAGCGGCCCGGCACCGCGAAAGGATTTGTGTTCGTGACGCTGGAAGATGAAACGGGAATTTCGAATTTGATAGTGCTGCCAGATCTGTTCCAGGCCCATCGCGCGTTAATCCGCAGCGCGAAGATTCTATACGCGGAAGGCGTGCTACAGACGGTCGATGGGGTGACCGCGATCAAGGCGCGCCGCTTCCGCGCCCTTTCGCCCCCCGGCGCGCTGCCAGCCTCGCACGATTTCCATTGA
- a CDS encoding DNA polymerase Y family protein yields MSRIACILVGNFSIAALIRSDSSLADVALVISDSHAAHAEILSVSEIAARHGVRVGMTLAQARALTAQLTVMPRSAAAERSAAEAIADAAESVSPVVEPGEDGCVWLDLAGLGRFYESEEAIAAELMLRVQRVGMDAAVGIAATREIAHLAACCGGRRVIPERREREFIDWLPIDALNLAAREGGEELENTLARWGLKRLGDLSRLNPDALGSRLGRRGIELARLARGESPRPLHPRRRAEVFTEWVELEYGIETLEPLAFVMRAILARLVERIEMRGLVAGDLLLTLGLTDHRINTRRVAIAAPTNDTRAILTLISLSLEAAPPEAPADTIRIEITPRARRPAQVDMFLPPAPAPDKLETTIARLAALCGPENVGMLTADNTHRPEAVRLDAFQPPPPCVTPSRVEPVDHITRLVIRAIRPALEVEVMSVRGTPAFVRGPRLGARVISIAGPWRRDGEWWRNGDGESHTPAFCRDYYELELDDGCVYRAFRDPRSDRWFVDGVYD; encoded by the coding sequence ATGTCGCGCATCGCCTGTATTCTGGTCGGCAATTTTTCTATTGCGGCATTGATCCGTTCGGACTCCTCGCTGGCTGACGTGGCGCTGGTTATCAGCGATAGTCACGCGGCGCACGCCGAGATTCTGTCGGTCTCCGAGATTGCCGCCCGGCACGGCGTGCGCGTCGGAATGACGTTGGCACAGGCGCGCGCGCTGACGGCGCAGCTCACCGTAATGCCACGCTCGGCGGCGGCAGAGCGTTCCGCGGCGGAGGCGATCGCGGACGCCGCGGAGTCGGTCTCTCCCGTGGTGGAGCCGGGCGAGGATGGATGCGTGTGGCTCGATCTTGCCGGGCTGGGCCGCTTTTACGAATCGGAAGAAGCGATCGCCGCCGAATTGATGCTTCGCGTGCAGCGCGTCGGGATGGATGCCGCCGTGGGAATTGCCGCCACCCGCGAGATCGCGCACCTGGCGGCATGTTGTGGCGGCCGGCGGGTAATTCCCGAGCGCCGCGAGCGCGAGTTTATCGATTGGCTGCCAATCGATGCCTTGAATCTCGCGGCGCGCGAAGGGGGCGAGGAATTGGAGAACACCCTCGCGCGCTGGGGCCTCAAGCGGTTGGGCGACCTGTCGCGACTCAATCCCGATGCGCTCGGGAGCCGGCTCGGCCGCCGGGGCATAGAACTGGCGCGACTGGCACGCGGGGAGAGTCCGCGTCCACTCCACCCGCGGCGCCGCGCCGAAGTGTTCACCGAATGGGTGGAGTTGGAATATGGAATCGAAACGCTGGAACCGCTCGCGTTCGTCATGCGCGCGATTCTGGCTCGGCTGGTGGAGCGGATAGAGATGCGCGGGCTGGTCGCCGGGGATCTGTTGTTGACGCTGGGGCTGACCGACCATCGCATCAACACGCGTCGGGTTGCGATCGCAGCCCCGACCAACGATACCCGCGCGATTCTGACGCTCATCAGTTTGAGTCTGGAAGCTGCTCCGCCCGAGGCCCCCGCGGATACGATTCGAATTGAAATAACCCCGCGTGCCCGGCGTCCCGCACAGGTAGATATGTTTCTGCCGCCTGCGCCGGCACCCGACAAGCTCGAAACCACCATCGCGCGACTGGCGGCGTTGTGCGGTCCGGAGAACGTCGGGATGCTCACCGCCGACAATACCCATCGCCCGGAAGCGGTGCGACTCGATGCATTCCAACCCCCGCCGCCGTGCGTGACCCCGTCGCGGGTGGAGCCCGTCGACCACATCACGCGGCTGGTGATTCGCGCGATTCGACCCGCGCTGGAAGTCGAGGTGATGAGCGTGCGCGGGACGCCGGCGTTCGTGCGCGGGCCGCGGCTGGGCGCGCGCGTGATTTCGATTGCGGGTCCGTGGCGACGCGACGGCGAATGGTGGCGTAATGGCGACGGCGAGTCGCACACCCCGGCATTTTGCCGCGACTATTACGAATTAGAACTGGACGACGGCTGCGTGTACCGCGCGTTCCGCGATCCGCGTTCGGATCGATGGTTCGTCGATGGCGTCTATGACTGA